One segment of Cerasicoccus sp. TK19100 DNA contains the following:
- a CDS encoding calcium/sodium antiporter produces MLLILAGIVLLYFGAEGLVRGSSSLAIRAGIQPLVVGLTVVAFGTSAPELTVSISAALQGMGPVALGNVLGSNIFNIAVILGISALIRPLEIHINLLRRDIPIMIGVSVIGFVLLFFSVVTRVYGLVLIALLVAYLLFTIRASKRETAASEAALEDVSPPAGPWWRDAIYVAAGLGLLVLGANWFVDGSIAIARKFGVPEAVIGLTIVAAGTSLPELATSIVAAVKKQTDIAVGNVVGSNIFNILCILGVTATVTPIPTAGISLVDGGVMLLTAVILLPLAFTQRSISRAEGILLLGVYGGYLVWLWPK; encoded by the coding sequence ATGCTACTCATTTTAGCGGGCATTGTATTGCTGTATTTTGGCGCGGAAGGGTTGGTGCGTGGCAGCAGCAGCCTGGCGATCAGGGCGGGTATTCAGCCACTGGTGGTCGGCTTGACCGTGGTTGCCTTCGGGACGAGTGCGCCGGAGCTCACCGTCAGCATTTCAGCCGCTTTACAAGGCATGGGGCCGGTTGCCCTGGGTAATGTGCTGGGCTCAAATATCTTTAATATCGCCGTCATTCTGGGCATCTCAGCGCTGATCCGCCCGTTGGAAATTCACATCAACCTTTTACGGCGGGACATTCCGATTATGATCGGGGTAAGCGTGATTGGCTTCGTGCTCTTGTTCTTCAGTGTGGTGACCCGTGTTTACGGCCTCGTTCTCATCGCACTACTGGTGGCCTATCTGCTCTTCACCATACGCGCATCCAAACGCGAAACGGCGGCAAGCGAAGCCGCCTTGGAAGACGTTTCACCACCCGCTGGCCCCTGGTGGCGCGATGCCATTTACGTGGCTGCGGGCCTGGGGCTCCTCGTGCTCGGTGCCAACTGGTTTGTCGACGGCTCCATCGCGATTGCGCGAAAGTTTGGCGTGCCTGAGGCCGTGATCGGCCTGACCATCGTTGCCGCCGGGACCAGCCTGCCCGAGCTAGCCACCAGCATCGTCGCCGCCGTGAAAAAACAGACCGATATTGCTGTCGGCAACGTCGTCGGATCGAACATTTTTAACATTCTGTGCATCTTGGGCGTTACGGCGACCGTGACTCCGATCCCCACTGCCGGCATCAGCCTCGTCGATGGCGGGGTGATGCTGCTTACGGCCGTCATCCTCCTACCCCTGGCCTTCACGCAGCGATCCATATCGCGTGCGGAGGGCATTTTGTTGCTCGGCGTTTATGGCGGCTATCTGGTGTGGCTCTGGCCCAAATAA